The following coding sequences lie in one Chryseobacterium arthrosphaerae genomic window:
- a CDS encoding TonB-dependent receptor plug domain-containing protein, giving the protein MKIKYISIIFLGATTLSYAQQVKDTLVKESRIDEVAITGSRNKKRTVTNTPVPIDIIDIKQVSQATGQVEVNQLLQFAAPSFNSNKQSGSDGADAVDPATLRGLGPDQTLLLLNGKRYHQSSLINLFGTKGRGNTGYDMNTIPIGAIKRVEVLRDGASAQYGSDAIAGVINVILNDRDHGFEGNLFSGMNLFKSPGNNDIVSDHKIDGTTFDFSGNLGTKIGNKGGFGNFTAEFINKDYAIRNANPDIYNDPSPAPRQRFGDAKAQNVYFFGNIELPLTDGLKFYSRQGFSHRNTKAYAWTRTPDADGNIPEVYPAGFNPIEDTSITDFTFDNGLKFKVADWEVDFYNAFGNNRFTYDITNTINATLGVKSPTRFDAGGHSLLQNTTGFNATKQFKVLEGLNIAFGSEFRYEKFNIIKGEEASYAMYDVNGNLVTRDTPESLLVTNPISGAVRPGGSQGFPGYSTDIGKSRNNFAAYLDTELDVTKNWMISLAGRFENYNDFGSTLNGKFATRYAFTPQFAFRGSVSTGFRAPSLAQKYYGQQFTNFQGGKLVTIQLASNDSDLANRVGIAQLKQETSVNASAGFTFNTGKFTATVDGYYISVKNRIVLTGNFSRDDLPTDVQTDYPYIDQVQFFSNAIDTRTKGVDIILSYNENIGSGKLTATLAGNYNDMEITNVNTSEHLKGKEDIYLSPRERGFILASAPKTKINLNLNYKLNRFNANLQLVRFDKVTLIGYDDAEQVYNPKVTTDLSFGYEFSKNINLTLGSKNLFNRYPTLQTTQVTTGNTESGGIFDPVQMGFAGRQVFARLNFKF; this is encoded by the coding sequence ATGAAGATAAAATACATCAGCATCATCTTTCTTGGTGCCACTACTCTATCCTATGCCCAGCAGGTAAAGGATACCCTTGTGAAAGAGTCCAGAATAGATGAGGTTGCCATTACCGGGAGCCGGAATAAAAAAAGAACGGTTACCAATACGCCTGTTCCTATTGACATCATAGACATCAAGCAGGTAAGCCAGGCTACAGGACAGGTTGAAGTTAACCAGTTGCTGCAGTTTGCTGCCCCGTCTTTCAATTCCAATAAACAGTCGGGATCGGATGGCGCCGATGCAGTAGATCCGGCTACTTTAAGAGGCTTAGGTCCTGATCAGACGCTTCTTCTACTGAACGGGAAAAGGTACCATCAGTCTTCCCTGATCAACCTTTTCGGTACCAAAGGAAGGGGAAATACCGGCTATGATATGAATACCATTCCCATAGGGGCGATTAAGAGGGTGGAAGTTCTCCGTGACGGAGCTTCAGCACAATATGGTTCAGATGCGATAGCCGGAGTGATCAATGTTATTCTCAACGACCGGGATCATGGTTTCGAAGGAAATTTATTTTCCGGGATGAATCTTTTTAAAAGTCCTGGAAATAATGATATTGTATCTGATCATAAAATTGACGGAACTACTTTCGATTTTAGCGGAAATCTTGGAACCAAAATAGGAAACAAAGGAGGTTTCGGGAACTTTACCGCTGAGTTTATCAATAAAGACTATGCCATCAGGAATGCCAATCCTGACATTTATAATGATCCTTCCCCTGCTCCCAGACAGCGTTTCGGAGATGCCAAAGCCCAGAATGTCTATTTCTTCGGGAATATTGAGCTTCCTTTAACCGACGGGCTGAAGTTCTATTCCCGGCAAGGATTTTCCCACAGAAATACCAAAGCCTACGCATGGACCAGAACCCCTGATGCGGATGGAAATATTCCGGAAGTTTACCCTGCAGGCTTTAACCCGATCGAGGATACGAGTATTACAGATTTTACATTCGACAATGGCTTAAAATTTAAAGTAGCCGATTGGGAGGTTGATTTTTACAATGCCTTCGGAAACAACAGGTTTACTTATGATATCACCAATACCATCAATGCTACTTTAGGAGTGAAATCTCCCACCAGATTTGATGCCGGAGGACATTCTTTATTACAGAACACAACCGGATTCAATGCCACAAAGCAGTTTAAGGTACTGGAAGGTTTAAACATTGCTTTCGGATCGGAATTCCGCTATGAGAAATTCAATATCATTAAAGGAGAAGAAGCTTCTTATGCCATGTATGATGTCAATGGGAATCTTGTTACCCGTGATACACCGGAAAGTCTGCTGGTAACCAACCCGATAAGCGGAGCAGTAAGGCCCGGAGGATCACAGGGATTCCCCGGCTATTCTACTGATATCGGAAAAAGCAGAAATAACTTTGCTGCTTATCTGGATACAGAACTGGATGTTACAAAAAACTGGATGATCAGCTTAGCCGGAAGATTCGAGAATTATAATGATTTCGGAAGTACCCTTAACGGTAAATTCGCTACACGCTATGCCTTCACTCCTCAATTTGCTTTCCGGGGATCTGTTTCTACAGGATTCAGGGCCCCTTCCCTGGCACAGAAATATTACGGGCAGCAGTTTACCAATTTCCAGGGCGGCAAACTGGTGACGATTCAGCTGGCTTCCAATGACAGTGATCTGGCCAACAGAGTCGGGATTGCCCAACTGAAACAGGAAACCTCAGTGAACGCAAGTGCCGGATTTACTTTTAATACAGGTAAATTCACAGCAACTGTTGATGGATATTATATCAGCGTAAAAAACAGGATTGTTCTGACCGGAAACTTTTCAAGAGATGACCTGCCCACTGATGTTCAGACAGATTATCCCTATATTGATCAGGTCCAGTTCTTCTCCAATGCTATAGATACCCGGACAAAAGGTGTTGATATCATATTAAGTTATAATGAAAACATTGGTTCAGGAAAGCTTACTGCAACTTTAGCCGGAAATTATAATGATATGGAGATCACCAATGTCAATACTTCAGAACACCTGAAAGGGAAAGAAGATATCTACCTGAGCCCGAGGGAAAGAGGCTTTATCCTGGCTTCTGCTCCTAAGACAAAAATTAATTTAAATCTGAACTATAAGCTCAACAGATTCAACGCCAACCTCCAATTGGTAAGATTTGACAAGGTAACACTGATCGGCTATGATGATGCGGAACAGGTCTACAATCCAAAAGTGACCACCGATCTTTCGTTTGGATATGAATTTTCAAAAAATATTAACCTGACGCTGGGCAGTAAAAATCTATTCAACAGATATCCTACATTGCAGACCACTCAGGTTACTACCGGAAATACGGAATCAGGAGGAATCTTTGATCCGGTACAGATGGGGTTTGCCGGAAGACAGGTTTTTGCAAGGCTTAATTTCAAATTCTGA
- a CDS encoding pyridoxal phosphate-dependent aminotransferase → MFTNNDINFEALKRKAYNGRWATLDDGIIPLTAADPDFRTAPEIEQGIIEYIKDGYLSYGPFSGLPEFKKSVAEHFNRQKNGSFSPENVLAVNSAAQGMFLIASYVLQPGDEAIILDPVDFLFKKSVETVGGKVMLCPVDTSTGEIDFEKMLSLISPKTRLISICNPHNPLGKVYSMETLKRISEIASAHHLWVMSDEIWSDIVYDHKNFHTYSSVSEEARTKSFTVYGFSKSFGIAGLRIGAVLCNDQEALDDFTEKSNFNSTIEGVSTLSQIAGSVALEKAGPWFKEFLSHLQQNRDLAFHLLKNSEVLEPGLPEATFVLFPKIKNGMSSDEFAQHVLQQGKVAIVPGSERWFGKGAEGHIRICFSTSQEILEEGINRIINSF, encoded by the coding sequence ATGTTTACCAATAACGATATCAATTTTGAAGCTTTAAAAAGAAAGGCCTACAACGGAAGATGGGCTACCCTTGACGATGGGATTATCCCTCTTACTGCCGCCGATCCGGACTTCAGAACCGCTCCCGAAATAGAACAGGGAATCATTGAATATATTAAAGACGGCTATCTGAGTTACGGCCCGTTTTCGGGGCTTCCGGAATTTAAGAAAAGTGTAGCTGAACATTTTAACAGGCAGAAAAACGGCAGCTTTTCTCCTGAAAATGTCCTTGCCGTTAACAGTGCTGCCCAGGGAATGTTTCTGATTGCATCCTATGTATTGCAACCGGGTGATGAAGCCATCATCCTGGATCCGGTAGATTTTCTGTTTAAAAAATCCGTAGAAACTGTTGGAGGAAAAGTAATGCTTTGCCCTGTAGATACCAGCACCGGAGAAATTGATTTTGAAAAAATGCTTTCCTTAATCAGTCCTAAAACCAGGCTTATCAGCATTTGCAATCCGCACAATCCTCTGGGAAAAGTTTATTCAATGGAAACGCTGAAACGGATTTCCGAAATTGCCTCTGCCCATCATCTGTGGGTAATGAGCGATGAGATCTGGAGTGATATTGTTTATGATCATAAGAACTTTCACACCTATTCTTCTGTATCTGAAGAAGCCAGGACAAAGAGCTTTACGGTATACGGATTTTCAAAATCGTTTGGGATTGCCGGTTTGAGGATCGGAGCTGTCTTGTGTAATGATCAGGAAGCCCTTGATGATTTTACGGAAAAATCTAATTTCAACTCTACCATAGAAGGCGTTTCTACTTTATCACAGATTGCAGGAAGTGTTGCACTGGAAAAAGCCGGGCCTTGGTTTAAAGAATTTTTATCTCACCTTCAGCAGAACCGGGATCTTGCGTTTCATCTTTTAAAAAATTCTGAAGTTCTTGAACCAGGTTTACCGGAAGCAACCTTTGTCCTGTTTCCAAAAATAAAAAACGGAATGTCAAGTGATGAATTTGCCCAACATGTTCTTCAGCAAGGCAAAGTTGCTATAGTTCCCGGCTCGGAAAGATGGTTTGGAAAAGGAGCCGAAGGCCATATCAGGATTTGCTTCTCCACATCCCAGGAAATTCTGGAAGAAGGGATTAACAGAATAATAAACAGCTTTTGA
- a CDS encoding FAD-dependent monooxygenase, which yields MNKIAVVGAGVSGLSMANYLEKHKIDYHIYERRKKEDLAGHGFLIPEEGIEYLTQIIDRSQLFKQGRFLKKYIQYSHTGTRLAEKDLHNVFAISRHSLINLLVQNISPEKITYEETVTPCDTEKGKLKKSDGSYMDADIAIISDGSKSRIRRSLFKEEKMRQVRENEVVNIIKNKEIADSVENDFIKFHHEEGGLTFGILKLSEDTILWYSQFDNEKYRIHEYTAEHLKNYMLEVFDNWFPLIPSVIRKSDYKNVHVWCVYELEELNPFYKDNIVFVGDAAHPLIPFTSQGVTSALKDSYTLTKYLVEEENHVKAFNRYESERRPEIDIHINNGRALLNQFLLPVSQYSENILPISYK from the coding sequence ATGAACAAAATTGCTGTCGTGGGCGCCGGTGTTTCCGGCTTAAGCATGGCGAACTACTTAGAAAAGCACAAGATTGATTATCATATTTATGAAAGAAGGAAGAAAGAAGATCTGGCAGGCCACGGCTTTCTTATCCCCGAAGAAGGAATAGAATACCTTACACAGATTATAGACCGTTCCCAGCTTTTTAAACAGGGCCGTTTCCTGAAAAAATACATACAGTATTCCCATACAGGAACCAGGCTTGCAGAAAAAGACCTTCACAATGTATTTGCCATCTCAAGGCATTCGCTGATCAATCTTCTGGTTCAGAATATTTCCCCTGAAAAAATCACTTATGAAGAAACAGTTACTCCTTGTGATACAGAAAAAGGAAAGCTGAAAAAATCGGACGGAAGCTATATGGATGCAGATATTGCCATTATTTCTGATGGTTCTAAAAGCCGCATCAGAAGAAGCCTGTTTAAGGAAGAAAAAATGAGGCAGGTACGGGAAAACGAAGTTGTCAATATTATAAAAAATAAAGAGATTGCTGATTCCGTTGAAAATGACTTTATAAAATTTCACCATGAGGAAGGAGGCCTTACCTTTGGGATCCTCAAGCTTTCTGAAGATACAATCCTCTGGTATTCCCAGTTTGACAACGAAAAATACAGGATCCATGAATATACCGCTGAGCATTTAAAGAATTACATGCTCGAAGTTTTTGATAACTGGTTCCCTTTGATACCCTCTGTTATCAGAAAATCGGATTATAAAAATGTCCATGTATGGTGCGTTTATGAACTGGAGGAACTGAATCCTTTTTATAAGGACAACATCGTATTCGTAGGTGATGCAGCCCATCCTTTAATTCCTTTTACAAGCCAGGGAGTCACCTCTGCACTGAAGGATTCATATACTCTGACTAAATATTTAGTTGAAGAAGAAAATCATGTAAAAGCCTTCAACAGATATGAATCAGAAAGAAGACCTGAAATAGATATACATATCAATAACGGAAGGGCTTTACTGAACCAGTTTCTGCTCCCTGTCAGTCAATACTCAGAAAATATTTTACCCATATCTTATAAATAA
- a CDS encoding tryptophanase, whose amino-acid sequence MNLPYAEPFRIKMVEEIYQSTKEEREQWLKEANYNLFNLKSSQVYIDLLTDSGTGAMSDKQWAALMTGDESYAGSRSFEQLQNTVERITGFRYLLPTHQGRAAENVLFSVLVKEGDVVPGNSHFDTTKGHIEFRKAHAIDCTIDEAFDINDLHPFKGNINLEKLEEVYKSHPKENIPFCLITITCNSSGGQPVSLENMKAVKALSDQYGIPVFFDSARFAENAYFIKKREAGQENRSIKEICKEIFSYGDGMTMSSKKDGLVNIGGFIALNNEEVFRKASNFTIIYEGFITYGGMAGRDMAALDVGLDEATEFAYLESRISQVEYLGNKLIEYGIPVQKPIGGHAVFIDSLNFLPNVSREEYPAQTLGLEIYKEAGIRTVEIGTLLADRDPATRENRYPKLELVRLAIPRRTYTNNHMDYIAAAIKNVYERREEIAKGYRITWEPEILRHFTVQLEKA is encoded by the coding sequence ATGAATTTACCGTACGCAGAACCTTTCCGCATTAAAATGGTGGAAGAGATCTACCAATCTACAAAAGAAGAGAGAGAGCAATGGCTGAAAGAAGCCAATTATAACCTATTCAATCTGAAATCCTCTCAGGTATACATCGACCTTCTGACAGATTCCGGAACCGGAGCGATGTCTGACAAACAGTGGGCTGCGCTGATGACCGGAGACGAAAGCTATGCCGGATCCCGTTCTTTTGAACAATTACAGAACACGGTTGAAAGAATTACCGGATTCAGATATTTATTACCAACCCACCAGGGAAGAGCTGCAGAAAACGTTCTTTTCTCGGTATTGGTGAAAGAAGGAGATGTAGTTCCGGGGAACTCCCACTTCGATACCACCAAGGGACATATCGAATTCAGAAAAGCGCATGCAATCGACTGTACGATAGATGAAGCCTTTGATATTAACGACCTTCACCCTTTCAAAGGAAATATCAATCTGGAAAAGCTGGAGGAAGTTTATAAAAGCCACCCAAAAGAGAACATTCCTTTCTGTTTAATTACCATTACTTGTAACTCTTCAGGAGGACAACCTGTATCATTAGAAAACATGAAAGCCGTAAAAGCACTTTCCGACCAATACGGCATCCCGGTATTCTTCGACTCGGCAAGATTTGCAGAGAACGCTTACTTCATCAAAAAAAGAGAAGCAGGACAGGAAAACAGAAGCATCAAAGAAATCTGTAAAGAGATTTTCTCATACGGGGACGGAATGACAATGAGTTCCAAGAAAGACGGTCTGGTAAATATCGGCGGGTTCATTGCGCTGAATAATGAGGAAGTTTTCAGAAAGGCATCTAATTTTACCATTATCTACGAAGGATTTATTACGTATGGAGGAATGGCCGGAAGAGATATGGCAGCATTGGATGTAGGTCTTGATGAAGCTACCGAATTTGCTTATCTGGAAAGCAGAATTTCTCAGGTTGAATATCTTGGAAACAAGCTTATAGAATATGGAATTCCGGTTCAGAAACCCATCGGGGGACATGCTGTTTTCATTGATTCTTTAAATTTCCTTCCCAATGTGTCCCGTGAAGAATATCCGGCACAGACCTTAGGCCTTGAGATTTACAAGGAAGCAGGAATCAGAACAGTGGAAATAGGAACTTTACTGGCAGACAGAGATCCTGCAACCAGAGAAAACCGCTATCCTAAACTGGAGCTTGTACGTCTGGCAATTCCGAGAAGAACGTATACCAACAATCACATGGATTATATTGCCGCTGCAATCAAAAATGTGTATGAAAGACGTGAGGAAATAGCAAAAGGATACAGGATCACCTGGGAACCGGAAATCTTACGACACTTTACAGTACAGCTTGAAAAAGCATAA
- a CDS encoding DUF502 domain-containing protein yields the protein MKKPSFESIANLFLKNFFQGLVIIGPIGLTIFVIWYIVSAIDNLIPSLAKQVPGLVFVSIILLTAILGYLGNKFVVGRFFFDTMDSLLEKTPGVKHIYTPTKDVMSSFVGDKKKFNDPVWVKTNENPEIWRIGFLTQKEMSDVDKHNYVAVYLPHSYAISGWVIVTEEKNIKPVVGMTAASAMKFAVSGGVAGFHSDENIFKAPE from the coding sequence TTGAAGAAACCAAGCTTTGAAAGTATTGCCAATCTGTTCCTGAAAAACTTTTTTCAGGGGCTGGTTATTATCGGGCCGATCGGACTTACCATTTTCGTGATCTGGTATATCGTAAGCGCCATAGACAATCTTATCCCGTCTCTTGCCAAGCAGGTTCCGGGGCTTGTTTTCGTATCCATTATCCTGCTTACTGCCATTTTAGGATATCTGGGAAATAAATTTGTGGTTGGAAGATTCTTCTTTGACACCATGGACAGTTTACTGGAGAAAACCCCAGGAGTAAAACACATTTACACTCCTACGAAAGATGTCATGTCTTCATTCGTAGGCGACAAGAAAAAATTCAACGATCCTGTATGGGTAAAGACCAACGAAAATCCGGAGATCTGGAGAATCGGTTTTTTAACTCAGAAAGAAATGTCAGACGTTGACAAGCATAATTACGTAGCGGTATACCTTCCCCATTCCTATGCTATTTCAGGATGGGTAATTGTTACTGAAGAAAAAAACATCAAACCTGTAGTGGGAATGACAGCAGCTTCTGCCATGAAGTTTGCAGTAAGCGGCGGTGTGGCCGGATTCCATTCTGATGAAAATATATTCAAGGCTCCGGAATAA
- the miaE gene encoding tRNA-(ms[2]io[6]A)-hydroxylase, protein MFKLKLPTDPRWANIAEGNIGEILTDHAWCEQKAATNAIGLITMLPEYPEIVTELLAIAQEELDHFNQVHEIIKKRGFAFGRARKDDYVNELAKFIIQGSREDLIVDKMLFAAMIEARSCERFKVLTENIKDEELKVFYRELMISEANHYTTFIGFARQLGDPEKVNQRWEQWLEYEAGIIKSYGNKETIHG, encoded by the coding sequence ATGTTTAAGTTGAAACTTCCCACTGATCCAAGGTGGGCAAATATTGCAGAAGGAAACATCGGCGAAATTTTAACGGATCATGCCTGGTGCGAGCAAAAAGCTGCGACCAATGCCATCGGGCTGATTACCATGCTTCCGGAATACCCTGAAATTGTCACTGAGCTTCTGGCCATAGCACAGGAAGAGCTTGATCATTTTAATCAGGTTCACGAGATTATCAAAAAGAGAGGCTTTGCTTTTGGACGGGCCAGAAAAGATGATTATGTAAATGAGCTGGCAAAATTTATCATCCAGGGGAGCAGAGAAGACCTCATCGTAGACAAAATGCTTTTTGCAGCGATGATTGAAGCCAGAAGCTGTGAAAGGTTTAAGGTTCTTACAGAAAACATTAAAGATGAAGAACTCAAAGTTTTCTACAGGGAACTTATGATTTCAGAAGCTAATCATTATACTACATTCATAGGTTTTGCCAGACAGCTTGGAGATCCTGAAAAGGTAAACCAGCGCTGGGAACAATGGCTGGAATACGAAGCCGGCATCATCAAATCCTACGGAAATAAAGAAACCATTCACGGCTAA
- a CDS encoding acyltransferase family protein has product MNRDLYIDFAKGLATLSIIFIHTAFWSGQFYIPAEVRVFSLVFDVALFYALSGITSGANIEKTLYRLLKLQITYMIFVTFLFFSDYFFKVFGLTFFSLEWLQNFYSTFGSKYATTGISGYPQWQNLGNWYLHQYTNADTFPVVMGSFWYLKVYFILTVFGVLILKFFPKHINWFIGLCVALTLLFYFFPEYYPTGQVGYMAFYLAVFLTGHKMRGKKIPNKMIPVLYALVAGTLAWMFWYYGTEIFYRINKNKFPPQIPYIIWAQFSLVTLFVLYNRLKITRDNLITYIGKNAIFFYFAQGISSSLVYFLVVPLKENMPWWLLMILIYIINILLAFVISTGLKKVDTLGWNILEFLRRKTAS; this is encoded by the coding sequence ATGAACAGAGATCTCTACATCGACTTTGCCAAAGGACTGGCAACATTATCGATCATATTTATCCATACGGCTTTTTGGTCCGGGCAGTTCTATATTCCTGCAGAAGTAAGAGTTTTCTCTCTCGTCTTTGACGTAGCTCTTTTCTATGCACTCAGCGGTATAACCTCAGGAGCCAACATTGAGAAAACGTTGTACAGGTTGCTGAAGCTGCAGATCACTTATATGATCTTTGTAACGTTTCTGTTCTTTTCAGACTACTTTTTCAAAGTCTTTGGACTGACCTTTTTTTCTTTAGAATGGCTTCAGAATTTTTATTCCACATTTGGTTCCAAATATGCCACAACCGGTATTTCCGGCTATCCCCAATGGCAGAACCTCGGAAACTGGTATCTTCACCAATATACCAATGCAGACACATTCCCGGTCGTCATGGGAAGCTTCTGGTATCTGAAGGTTTATTTTATTCTCACCGTTTTCGGAGTATTGATTTTAAAGTTTTTCCCTAAACATATCAATTGGTTCATTGGGCTCTGCGTGGCTTTAACACTTTTGTTCTACTTCTTTCCTGAGTATTATCCGACAGGGCAGGTGGGGTATATGGCATTTTACCTTGCCGTATTTTTAACAGGTCACAAAATGCGTGGAAAAAAGATTCCAAACAAAATGATCCCGGTACTATATGCACTTGTTGCAGGTACTTTGGCATGGATGTTCTGGTATTACGGGACTGAAATATTTTACAGGATCAACAAAAATAAGTTCCCGCCACAGATTCCTTATATTATATGGGCCCAGTTTTCGCTGGTCACATTATTTGTGCTTTACAACAGACTGAAAATTACCCGGGACAACTTGATTACGTATATCGGTAAAAATGCCATTTTCTTTTATTTTGCGCAGGGAATAAGCTCATCTTTAGTTTATTTTCTCGTAGTTCCGCTTAAGGAAAACATGCCATGGTGGCTTTTGATGATCCTCATTTATATTATTAATATTCTTCTGGCTTTTGTGATTTCAACCGGACTGAAGAAGGTTGATACTTTAGGATGGAACATTTTGGAATTCTTAAGAAGAAAGACCGCTTCTTGA
- a CDS encoding neutral zinc metallopeptidase, producing MKRNFNLCFLAGAIAVSSLTACSDDSMNETVQPQQETLNAKPEQPGDLEKICYYVDNNWSSNSVLLTGLQNSTDTNFMNSQMTKIAGLWGRSNPTLRFVNDPSNFNATYNAISYSTGKIYYGYAIYYDAKAKGGDIVNAMILAHEYGHQLQYIFGLPSVSESTARPNELEADGFAGYYLRRPNGYNKTNFSEIAAAYEFAQSIGDYQTSSPNHHGTPAQRRSAVRLGFLLGQYDLNAANFDYNFFYYYQGVLNGTYKMAKNTVNPEIDAYMSQYIDELRKIQSGEISAEEFKQLK from the coding sequence ATGAAAAGAAACTTTAATCTCTGCTTTTTAGCAGGCGCCATCGCTGTAAGTTCATTAACAGCATGTAGTGATGACTCTATGAACGAAACCGTTCAGCCTCAACAGGAAACGCTTAACGCAAAACCTGAACAACCCGGAGACCTTGAAAAAATCTGCTATTATGTAGACAATAACTGGAGTAGCAATTCAGTACTATTAACCGGACTTCAGAATTCTACAGACACCAATTTTATGAATTCCCAAATGACTAAAATTGCCGGCCTGTGGGGAAGAAGCAATCCTACGCTTCGATTTGTAAATGATCCTTCCAATTTTAACGCTACCTACAATGCCATTTCCTATTCTACAGGAAAAATCTATTACGGGTATGCTATCTATTACGATGCAAAAGCAAAAGGAGGAGATATTGTCAATGCCATGATCCTGGCTCACGAATACGGGCATCAGCTGCAGTATATCTTCGGGCTTCCTTCAGTAAGTGAAAGCACAGCAAGGCCAAATGAGCTTGAAGCAGACGGATTTGCAGGATATTACCTGAGAAGACCTAACGGTTATAACAAAACCAATTTCTCAGAGATCGCTGCCGCCTACGAGTTTGCACAAAGCATCGGAGATTACCAGACTTCAAGCCCTAATCACCACGGAACACCTGCCCAAAGAAGATCTGCAGTCCGTCTGGGCTTCCTTTTAGGACAGTATGATCTTAATGCCGCTAATTTTGATTATAATTTCTTCTATTATTATCAGGGAGTTCTGAACGGAACTTACAAAATGGCTAAGAACACTGTAAATCCGGAGATTGATGCTTACATGAGCCAATATATTGACGAATTGAGAAAAATTCAGTCCGGAGAAATTTCTGCAGAAGAATTTAAGCAGCTTAAATAA
- the rplU gene encoding 50S ribosomal protein L21 — MFAIVEIAGLQYKVEQDQKLFVNRLKGDKGGKVSFDKVLLTVNGAITVGAPAVNGITVEAEILDHVKADKVIVFKKKRRKGYKVKNGHRQSLTQIVITGITGFEGGAKKAAAKKETVKGEVLSDNATVNFSEDHELNYHLKKNNLSQSKENRETLITLGKAVKVELEKNILTHEEVDAAIIKNIDQFKALNK, encoded by the coding sequence ATGTTTGCAATTGTAGAAATAGCAGGGCTTCAATACAAAGTTGAGCAAGACCAGAAGTTGTTTGTAAACCGTTTAAAAGGAGATAAAGGAGGAAAAGTTTCTTTCGATAAAGTTCTTCTTACTGTAAACGGTGCAATCACTGTAGGCGCCCCAGCTGTAAACGGAATCACTGTAGAAGCAGAGATCCTTGACCACGTTAAAGCTGATAAAGTAATCGTTTTCAAAAAGAAAAGAAGAAAAGGTTACAAAGTGAAAAACGGTCACAGACAATCTTTAACTCAAATCGTAATCACTGGTATTACAGGTTTTGAAGGTGGAGCTAAAAAAGCTGCTGCTAAAAAAGAAACTGTGAAAGGTGAAGTTCTTTCTGACAACGCAACTGTTAACTTTAGTGAAGATCACGAGCTGAACTATCACTTAAAGAAAAACAACTTGTCTCAGTCTAAAGAGAACAGAGAAACTTTAATTACTTTAGGTAAAGCAGTTAAAGTTGAATTAGAAAAGAATATTCTTACTCATGAAGAAGTAGATGCTGCTATCATTAAGAATATCGATCAATTTAAAGCACTTAATAAATAA
- the rpmA gene encoding 50S ribosomal protein L27 — MAHKKGVGSSKNGRESHSKRLGVKIFGGQAAIAGNIIVRQRGTQHHPGDNVGIGKDHTLFALVDGKVVFRKKANNRSFVSVEPNA; from the coding sequence ATGGCACACAAGAAAGGAGTCGGTAGTTCCAAGAACGGTAGAGAGTCTCACTCTAAAAGATTAGGTGTGAAGATTTTCGGAGGACAAGCAGCTATTGCCGGAAATATTATTGTTAGACAAAGAGGTACTCAACACCACCCAGGTGATAACGTGGGAATCGGTAAAGACCACACTTTGTTTGCATTAGTAGATGGTAAAGTAGTTTTCAGAAAGAAAGCAAACAACAGATCTTTCGTATCTGTAGAACCAAACGCATAA
- a CDS encoding bacteriocin-like protein, giving the protein MKNLKKMTKKQLKSIDGGNDYICPDFIAATCAEWCTLSPWQKEYCLHTVEDPMSCNCSN; this is encoded by the coding sequence ATGAAAAACCTGAAAAAAATGACTAAAAAACAGTTGAAATCAATTGATGGCGGTAATGATTATATATGTCCCGACTTCATTGCTGCAACCTGTGCGGAATGGTGCACACTAAGCCCCTGGCAGAAAGAGTATTGCTTACATACAGTAGAAGATCCTATGTCTTGTAACTGCTCTAATTAA